One Elusimicrobiales bacterium genomic window, AGTTATTTCTGTGCATATTGATTTATCACTTATCTTCTTTACTCGGTATTTTCATGTTTCGTAAATGCTCTTGCTTGACAATATTTGGGTGTTTTATTAGCCATTGATACAAAGCACTGTTATATTGCTCTGCATATCGTTTAGCGATTGTCTGCAATCTTACATGCTCTGTGCTTTCAAAAAAATCGCCTGTTCCCACAATGCTATGTGTGCCGGTTATTTCCTTCAACCGCATAGCCTCACTAGGTAATCCTGGGATGCAAGAAACATACCCACCTAATACCATAAACTTGAAATCACCATTATCTACGGCCTTGTGCATATCTGCTACAGGATTTGCATTCTCCAGCCGTGTTAATGCCGGCGGGATTTCTTGCTTTGCAATCTTTCTCGCACTAAAACTGTAGTGATAAATGAAAATAACGATCACTATAAACCAACACAATGCTATTATGAACCATTTTGACTTCTGGTAACTAGTTAGGGCTGACATTGGCTCCTCCATTCATGTATTAGTACTTTATCCGAGCAGAGAACCCTAATTCCTGTATAATAGGATTCTCATTCTGGCTAACATTGTCCATCATATTTATCCCGGTATCTCTTGTCCCTGTAACTGCATGCCCCAATTCATGGGCAACAATCCCTGTAAGAGAAGGAATCCTTGGACCGCTAGAGGTTTCTATACTAAGCCGCAAAGCTTCGGCGGAATCAATAAATATCGTGTCTCCTGTTGCTCCTAACACACCAGCGCAATTTATCTCTAAGGATATGGGATGCCCATGCCTGTACCATGGTCCACGAATCATATCCTCTAATTCGCGACCTCGACGCGTTCGGAAAACACGATTAAGTACTATTTGCATCGCTAGTCGCTGAAGTTCTGTACCACCTATTATACTGACAGCATTTTCCCATGGATACAAAAATAGTCCCGAAGGATCATAGTGGTTGATTGGATTAGCATTTACATACGCATACAAATTTGGATCCCCTCCGGCGAAGCCTATGGGGTCTTTTTGGATGAAACGGCCGGTGTCCGGGGCGTAGTATCTGGCGCGGTAATAGAACAGGCCGGTTTCGGCGTCCCATTCCCGGGCGGTGTAGCTGTATAGATTGCCCGTCTGCGACCAACTGCTTGTGCTGCCGGTTACCTCGTTTTTGAACACGGGCCTGCCATATGCCTGATATTGCGTGCGCTCTGCGATGTTCCCGGTCTGGTCGGCTATCGCTATTATGCTGCCAAGCCCGTCCGCCAGCAAGAAATAATCGCTTGCGCCTTTTCTTAACATCAGCGGCTCGTCGGTGCCGGGACCGTGCGTGTACATCGCCTTCAGCGCGCCGGCGGCGTCGGTTACAAATGCGATGTCCTCGCCGTCGTAGATAAAATGCTTGTCCGCCACCGTTGCGCCGTTGTGCGTTACCGTCTTTGCGATTCTGCGGCCCAGTGCGTCGTAACGGTAGGTTGCGGTGTCGGTTGTGCCGCGCGCTACCTGCGTCAGGCGGTTTTGCGCGTCGTAAACATAGGTTGTCTGCGCGTTGTCCGATGTGCGCGTTTTTGCCGTCAGGTTGCCGTTGTTGTCGTATGCGTAAGTGTCCTGGCTGTCGCTGTTCAGTCGGTTTGCGGCGTCATAGGCATAACCGGAGCGCACGGCGTCGCTTGTGCGGTTGCCCACCGCGTCGTAGGCGAAGGCCTCGGACTGCACGCTCAGCGCGCCGCTGGACGGGTGGACCGCGCTTGTCAGGCGGTGCAGGTCGTCATAGCCGAAAGTGTGCGCCCCGAAATCGTCAGCCATGGTCGCGCGGTTGCCGGCAGTGTCGTATGTGTAGCCAACCTGCGCGATAACCGCATTGTCGGCTTTGCGGCGGTAGGTTATTCCGGTAAGCTGGTTTGCCGCGTCGTAGACGTAATCCGCGGCGACGGCGGCGCCCATGTCCATGCGCGTGCGCCGTCCGGCGGCGTCGTAGGTGAACTGGAACTGCGTCCCACCGGGGGCGGTTATCGTTACGGGGCGGTTCAGCGCGTCGTAACTGTAGCTCCATGTGTAGCCGGAGGCCGTCATCGCCAGCCGGTTCCCGGCGGCGTCGTATGTGTAGGTGAACGCGCCGCCCAGGTTTGCAATCTTGTCCTGCGCGCTTGTTGCCGTTACCCGGCCTGCCGCGTCGTAGCCGAATTGCAGCTTTGTTTGCGGACCCTCCACCGTTGTCAGGTTGCCCGCAAGGTCGTAAGCATAAGTTGTCTGCCCGTCGGGGGCGGTGGCGGATGCCAGCCGGCCCAAAATATCGTAAGCGAATGCGAAGCTGCTGCCGTTTGCGTCAGCCGCCGCGCTGATCCTGCCCGCCGCGTCGTAGCCGTAGCTCGCCGCATGGCTTAACGGATTGGTTACCGATGATAAACGGTCCTGTATGTGACCAAACGTTTCTCTCTTTCCCACCATTCCCGTTGGGATCGAGGCATACGAGCACTCTGCGAAGAAAAATATCGCCACACTTAACAACATAGGAATTCGTGCTACGCAACGCATCGCCATAGTTAAATCCATAACACTGCGCAATACTCAACTCTTCTTAATTTTCCTGCGCAGATATATTCCAAATGATGAGAGAATAAGCAGCCCATACAACTCATCTGACAAATCCTCTAAAAGAAATGCCGATTGGCCAAATATCAAAAGATGTATTAGGCAGATTAGCGCAAATGCTCCGGCAACATAGAGACCCTCCTTTACAACGGTTACAATCCCACCAATAAGATATCCAGCAATTACAAATGTAAGGAGGTTTAATAAGAGATGTAGAACACCATGCTCTAGATGAAAAAATTCTAACATTGACTCAATGAAAAATGGCGCATAAAATTGGACGAGCAGTATCGCAAATATTTTTAGTCCTTTTTTCATATCAATCTCCTTGCCTGTTCACCTTTTTATTGAGGGGATTCATTAACCGCAGGTACCACATGCGGGACACCATTTCAAATGCCCATGTATGGCAATTATATACTCCTAACCAGCTTCTAGGCGGAATATGTTCCAGAACCTCTTTTACAACAGGATCATCGTTTTCAATTCCAGTTGGAATGTAGAACCACGCGTCTTGGTCAATGGGTTCGTTATGCAGAATTTCACCTATACCGCCAAATGGATATTGCACACTAGGGACAAAACTGTATGTGTCTTTTCCAGCCTTTATATATGAATGCGGTAACCTCACTCCCCGTGCCCAACGCACACCTATGGCTACCGTATTATCATCCTTACTGTTAGTTGTTGTTCCACTTGCATCACGGTATAAACCCGGATTATTATACACATACGCATATAAATTCGTATCCCCGCCGTTGAAGCCTATCGGGTCTTTTTGGATAAATCTGCCGGTGTCGGGGGCGTAGTATCTGGCGCGGTAATAGAACAGGCCGGTTTCGGCGTCCCATTCTCTGGCGGTGTAGCTGTATAGGCTGCCCGTTTGCGACCAACTGCTTGTGCTGGCGGTTATTTCGTTCCTGAACACGGGCTTGCCGTAGGCTTGGTATTGCGCGCGCTCAACTACGGTTCCCGTCTGGTCGGCGATGGCGATTATGCTGCCAAGTCCGTCCGCCAGCAAATAATAATCGCTTGCTCCCTTGCGCAGCATCAGCGGCTCGTCCGTGCCGGGGCCGTGCGTGTAGGTCGCCTTCAGCGCGCCGTCCGCGCCGGTTACAAATGCGATGTCCTCGCCGTCGTAGATGTAATGCTGTTCGCGAATTGTTTCGCCGTTGTGCGTTATCGTTTTTGCGATTCTCCGGCCTGTTGCGTCGTAGCGGAGCGTCTCGCTGTAGCCCGACGGCAGGTTTACTTGCGTAAGGCGGTTCTGCGCGTCGTAGATGTATGCGGTCTGCGCGTTGTCGGATGCGCGCGTTTTTGTTGTCAGGTTGCCGTTGTTGTCGTATGCGTAAGTATACTGGCTGTCGCTGTTCAGACGGTTCGCCGCGTCATAGGCGTAACCGGCGCGTACCGCATCCGACTGGCGGTTGCCTACCGCGTCGTAGGCGAAGGTCTCGGATTGCACGCTCAACGCGCCGCTGGACGGGTGGACCGCGCTTGTCAGGCGGTGCAGGTCGTCATAGCCGAAAGTGTGCGCCCCGAAATCGTCGGTCATGGCCGCGCGGTTGCCGGCAGTGTCGTATGTGTAGCCGACGCTGGCGATAACCGCATTGTCGGTTTTGCGGCGGTAGGTTATTCCGGTAAGCTGATTGGCGGCGTCGTAAACATATTCCGCCGCTACCGCCGTACCCATGTCCATGCGCGTTCTGCGGCCCGCCGCGTCGTAGGTGAATTGGAACTGCGTCCCGCCGGGCGCGGTTATCGTTACGGGGCGGTTCAGCGCGTCGTAGCTGTAGCTCCAGGTGTAGCCGGAGGCCGTCATCGCCAGCCGGTTGCCGGCGGCGTCGTATGTGTAGGTGAACGCGCCGCCGAGATTTGCAATCTTGTCCTGCGCGCTTGTTGCCGTTACACGGCCCGCCGCGTCATAGCCGAATTGCAACTTTGTCCGCGGGTCCTCTATGCTTGTGAGGTTGTTTGCAAGGTCGTAGCTGTAGACCGTCTGCCCGTCGGGGGCGGTCGCGGATGTCAGCCGGCCCAGAATATCGTAGCCGAATGCGAAGCTGCTGCCGTTTGCGTCGGCTGCCGCGCTGATCCTGCCCGCCGCGTCGTAGCCGTAAGCGGCGGCATGATTGAGCGGATCCGTTACCGATGCCAGCCTTCCCTGCGCGTCGTAGGCGAAGGCGGTGCCGTGGTTTGCCGCGTCGGTCAGCGAAACAAGCCGCTTCGCGCCCGTCTCGAAACCGCCCGGCTCGTAGCCGTAGCGCGTTACGCCGCCGATGGCGTCGGTAACCGTGCCGGGCGTGTTGTCCGGGTTGTAGGCGAAAGCCACCGCCTTGCCCGCCGGGTCCGTCATGCGCGTTACGCGGCCTATAACGTCATAGGCGAAAGCCGAGTTTCGGTTCAGCGCGTCGGTTACGGATGTTGCGTTGCCATAGCCGTCCCGCCCGATTGTTACCGAATGGCCCAGCGGGTCGGTTATCGTCAGCGGCAGCCCGCGCGCGTTATTGGTTATATCGGTTGACTGCCCCGCCGCGTCGGTGATGCGCGACAGGTTGCCGTTTGCGTCGTACGAAAAATGCGCGGTGTTGCCTTTCGCGTCGGCGTAATAGCTGATGTTGCCGGACGAAGGGTCGTAGCCGATGTTTATCCGGTTATTGAGCGGGTCCGTCGCGGCGGTCAGCCGGTTTTTCGCGTCCCACGCATAGCCGCGGATGTTGCCGGCGGGATCGGTAACCTGAACCGGATTGTTCGCCGAATCGTAGGCGAACAGCGTCTTGCCGCCCGCGCCGTCAACCGTGTACGCCCGCCGGAAATGGCCGTTGGACTTGTTCCACCGCACAACCTCTTTGCCGCCCAGCGGCGGCGTGATGCGGGTTTCGCCCTCGCCGGTCTGGTCGTCCACGATATATTCGTAG contains:
- a CDS encoding RHS repeat-associated core domain-containing protein; the encoded protein is MVGKRETFGHIQDRLSSVTNPLSHAASYGYDAAGRISAAADANGSSFAFAYDILGRLASATAPDGQTTYAYDLAGNLTTVEGPQTKLQFGYDAAGRVTATSAQDKIANLGGAFTYTYDAAGNRLAMTASGYTWSYSYDALNRPVTITAPGGTQFQFTYDAAGRRTRMDMGAAVAADYVYDAANQLTGITYRRKADNAVIAQVGYTYDTAGNRATMADDFGAHTFGYDDLHRLTSAVHPSSGALSVQSEAFAYDAVGNRTSDAVRSGYAYDAANRLNSDSQDTYAYDNNGNLTAKTRTSDNAQTTYVYDAQNRLTQVARGTTDTATYRYDALGRRIAKTVTHNGATVADKHFIYDGEDIAFVTDAAGALKAMYTHGPGTDEPLMLRKGASDYFLLADGLGSIIAIADQTGNIAERTQYQAYGRPVFKNEVTGSTSSWSQTGNLYSYTAREWDAETGLFYYRARYYAPDTGRFIQKDPIGFAGGDPNLYAYVNANPINHYDPSGLFLYPWENAVSIIGGTELQRLAMQIVLNRVFRTRRGRELEDMIRGPWYRHGHPISLEINCAGVLGATGDTIFIDSAEALRLSIETSSGPRIPSLTGIVAHELGHAVTGTRDTGINMMDNVSQNENPIIQELGFSARIKY
- a CDS encoding RHS repeat-associated core domain-containing protein, encoding GALMGASGMAIPASDLETVAVVRPPDGRRLLYFLNSSGQWVAPAGESAVLSVSGSTAAPSGFVWSADDRLVYSYDGAGRLVSVTDRNGSALLLEYSSGLLSAVRDPDGRVLYSFSRDGAGRVSSVTDIGGRAHYFGYTGSGLLERLEGPEGVSTFGYQGYSVSGLEGFAGGYFAPGGWGNAELLSRVTPPGGQVTSYAYSAPAYRVDHSRDCKSVPAFNYAGAERCALLAGAAAPADKVYLAPLAPAASGYYFVDRAAFSAWYFPQRYYLSSKTGPSGTYTYEYIVDDQTGEGETRITPPLGGKEVVRWNKSNGHFRRAYTVDGAGGKTLFAYDSANNPVQVTDPAGNIRGYAWDAKNRLTAATDPLNNRINIGYDPSSGNISYYADAKGNTAHFSYDANGNLSRITDAAGQSTDITNNARGLPLTITDPLGHSVTIGRDGYGNATSVTDALNRNSAFAYDVIGRVTRMTDPAGKAVAFAYNPDNTPGTVTDAIGGVTRYGYEPGGFETGAKRLVSLTDAANHGTAFAYDAQGRLASVTDPLNHAAAYGYDAAGRISAAADANGSSFAFGYDILGRLTSATAPDGQTVYSYDLANNLTSIEDPRTKLQFGYDAAGRVTATSAQDKIANLGGAFTYTYDAAGNRLAMTASGYTWSYSYDALNRPVTITAPGGTQFQFTYDAAGRRTRMDMGTAVAAEYVYDAANQLTGITYRRKTDNAVIASVGYTYDTAGNRAAMTDDFGAHTFGYDDLHRLTSAVHPSSGALSVQSETFAYDAVGNRQSDAVRAGYAYDAANRLNSDSQYTYAYDNNGNLTTKTRASDNAQTAYIYDAQNRLTQVNLPSGYSETLRYDATGRRIAKTITHNGETIREQHYIYDGEDIAFVTGADGALKATYTHGPGTDEPLMLRKGASDYYLLADGLGSIIAIADQTGTVVERAQYQAYGKPVFRNEITASTSSWSQTGSLYSYTAREWDAETGLFYYRARYYAPDTGRFIQKDPIGFNGGDTNLYAYVYNNPGLYRDASGTTTNSKDDNTVAIGVRWARGVRLPHSYIKAGKDTYSFVPSVQYPFGGIGEILHNEPIDQDAWFYIPTGIENDDPVVKEVLEHIPPRSWLGVYNCHTWAFEMVSRMWYLRLMNPLNKKVNRQGD